The segment TCAGAAGTCAGGAGTAGTTTTTGTAATGAGGATTTAAACACTGCTCCAAAAACTTTCTGTTTTCAAAGGCAGGGTTTTAGACACAATTTTTTTGACAATTTAGTACATAAAAAAATAATAAATCTTGAAAAACTTGCCAGTACAGGAGTTAGCAGTCTGGGCGAACAGCCGTTCGCCCCTACGGTCATTGCCAGGGACCCTCTCTCCCCCTCTCCCCCTCCCCCTCTCCCCCTCTCTCCCCCTGAGTCCCCTCCCCCCCTCTCAGTTCCCTCCCCTTCCCTTCCCAACGAAGACAATTTAATCAATATTCCAGGGACAATTACGGTCAAAAAGTTTGATTTTGCGGGTAATACGGTCTTTAGTCAGGAAGAATTAGCCGAGGTTACTGCGCCTTTTGTTGATCGTCCCCTTACCTTTGCTGAATTGCTTCAGGCGCGATCAGCCGTGACGAAGTATTATGTAAACAATGGGTATGTCACTTCTGGGTCTTATATTCCTCCTCAAACCATTGAAAATGGCGTTGTTACGATTCAAATTGTTGAGGGGTCTTTAGAGGATATTAATGTTAACGTTGAGGGAAAACTCAACCCCAATTATATCCGCGATCGCTTAGCCTTAGCTGGAGAGACTCCTCTTCATCTTCCGACTCTCCTTGAGTCCTTACAATTGCTACAATTAAGCCCTTTAATTGATAGTATTTCAGCAGAATTATCAGCCAGCCCCCGTCCGGGGAGCAATTTATTAACTGTTAAAGTGGTCACAGCGCAATCATTTTATCCTAAGTTAATCTTGGATAATGGACGTAACCCCCAAGCAGGAGAAATTCGTCGCGGTTTTGAGCTTTCGGAACTCAATTTAACAGGAATCGGTGATAAGATTAGGACAACCTATTACAATAGTGATGGGAGCGATGATTTTGAGGTAACGTATCAAGTTCCCTTTACGATTTATGATAGCACTGTTGAATTTGGTTTTAGACATTTAAGCGGCGAAATTCTAGAAAAACCTTTAGATGTTTTAGAGCTAAATTCTGATTATCAAAAGTATTCTTTGAGATTTCGTCAACCGATTATTAAAACCCCTAATCAAGAGTTTTCTATTGGACTAGATCTTGATCATCAAAAAAGTAAAACTGTTTATTTAGATGGACTTGCTTTTCCGGGTCGGGGGTCAGATACGGATGGAAGAACCCATATTTCTACCCTGAGATTTTCTCAAGAATGGGTAGGAAGAACGGAAGAACAGGTACTCGCTTTACGGTCACAATTTGATTGGGGTTTAGAAGCATTGGGGACAACAACTCCCTATGATATTAATGTTAATCCAGCAACCCCTGAAGCGACTTATTTTTTATGGCGAGGACAAGGACAATGGGTACAAGTTTTAGCCCCTGATACATTATTTGTTATTCGTACAGATATCCAAATAGCTGACCGTCCAATTGTTTCTTTAGAACAGTTTTCTTTAGGGGGTTTAGAGAATGTAGAAGGCTATCGTCAAAACTCTCTTTTAACAGATAATGGTGTTTTTGCTGCTATGGAACTTCGTTTTCCTATTTTTCGCCTTCCGAGGGAAAATTTAGTACTTCAATTGATTCCGTTTGCTACCTATGGTCAAGGGTGGAATAGTGGCTTATCTCCTGATCCACCCATTAATGAATTAGCCTCTATTGGGCTAGGGTTTCAGATTCAATATAATAATATTTTTAGTGCTCGTATCGATTGGGCTCATCCCTTAGGAAAGGATATTTTTCTTGAGGGGAGTTCTTTACAAGATCAAGGAATTAATTTTACTATTAATATTAGTCCGTGGTAAGCTGTTAAGCAGGTAGACAAAATTAATTCCACAGTTGAGAGAGGCAGCAGAGAAAGACTACAGCAATTTTTAGTTAAAATCAAGATGGTATAATTAGGGTTAGCCTAAGCACTTATATTGAAGATTGTAGTCTCAAACTTATCTTTCTTAATTATCTTGACTATTAATATATTGATTAATGACTTCTAAATCTAGCTTTAATTCCTGAGCGATTTGTTCAGGACTTAACCCTAATCTTAGTAAAAGAGGAACAGTTTTAAGCTTACCTTTAATCTCTCCTTTAATCTCCCCTTTAATCTCCCCTTTAATCTCCCCTTTAATCTCCCCTTTAATCTCCCCTTTAATCTCCCCTTCTTGCACAGCTTCTTGGTAAAATTTGGTTTGCTTCCAGTCAACTAAGTTAAACATTTCTTCAATCTCCTGACGAGTTTTAAATGGAAATTTATAAACAATAATTCGTTCAATTAGGTCAATAACTTTTTGTTGAAAAATGGGATTAGTAATTTCTTGTCTTGCTTGATTAATTAAGTCAGGAACTTGTTGAGTGACTTCTGAGGGAGAAGCTTTAATAAACTTAATAATCTCAATGCCTAATGATTTAGGGTTTTGTTCATCAATTCGATCTAAGTATATCCTTTGTAACCAGTGATTGTCCAGCAATTGTTGATAAGGCTGAGGTAAACCTCCATCTAAATTATAACTTCCCCACAATACAACAGCATAAAACGGGCGTAAGGGTTTGTATTGATTAAGATAGAGAAATATCTCCGTCATAAATCGCCAATAAAAATCTTCATCTTTTTGAAATTGAATCTCTACAAAATAAATAGGAGCATCGGGATGGTTTTCATTGGGTAAAAATACCCCATCAAGACGAAAAGCTAACTCTTTAATTTCAATGGACTTAAATTGATAATATTGAGCTAGTTCAGAAGATTCTCCTAGGAGTTGAAAAAGCAGTTCGGGAAAAACTTGAAATAGTGTATAAAAGATTTTATCGGTTCTCATCTTTTTCTGATTACCCTCAACTCCAAAATTCATCAAGATCAACTTTTTCTATCTCTTCTTGGACTTCTTGAAAGTAACTACTTTCTGTTAGCATCGCCACTTCTTTTTGCCGTTTTTTCTGGTCAATTTCAATCTTTAACTCTTCTAATTGTCGCCTTAATTCATTTTCGCGGCGTTTGCGTTCAGTAATATCCTCAATCATCCCTTCGTAGTATAATAACTCACCATTGCTATTGCGAACTGCCCTAGTATCTTCTTGAATCCAGATAATTTCTCCATCTTTTCTATACACCTGATACTCTAAATTTTGAGCTTGATCGTTGTTTTCCATCTGGTCTTGAAACTGAGCCTGATCGGTGGGATTGACATAAATTTGTGTGCTAATATCGGTAATCGTTTCTAACATTTCTTGGGGGGATTCGTAGCCATAAATTCTAGCCATGGCCGAATTAACTTTAAGATATCTTCCTTCAGGAGAAGATTGAAAAATTCCTTCTAAAGCGTTTTCAAAAATACTGCGATAGTTTTCTTCTGCTAGGCGTAATTCTTGGTTTTTGCGTTCTAATGTCTCAAAAGAGTCTTTCAATTGACCTGCCATGCGGTTAAAAGAATTAGCCAGCGTGTTAATTTCGCTAATAAAACTAGAGTCTAAATGCTGATCCAAGTTGCCATGAGCTAATTCATTAGAAGCTTGAGAAACCCGCAAAATGGGACGAGTCACCCAACGAGACGTGATGATTCCGATCGCGATCGCTGCTGCTAAAGCGACTAAGGATAAAACAAGGGTATTGCGAGTATTTTGATTAATTTGTGCCAGAAAATCCTTTTCTGGCACGACGACCACCGTTAACCAATCAATACCTCGTTTATCTTGAAAGGGTAAAATCTGGACAAATTGCCGTTCTCCATCTAAGGTAAATTCGAGTTGTTTAACTTGCTCTAATCCCTTAAGGTTATCAAAGCGATCCTGTAAATACTGCGCTGTCCCCCGAATTAAGGCACTATTGCTCTCGATCGCCGACAGATGACGCACCTGATCCCCTTCTCCTTCAAACAACTTTTCTGGGGTCGAGGAAGCTACCAGCGTCCCTGATCGCTTCATAATAAAGGTTTGTCCTGATTGACCCACTTTGAGCGATCGCAAAAAGCGACTCATCTCGGCGGGTAAAATAAAATCCGTGGCACACACCCCGATTAACGTTTGACCTGTGCGATCATAAATCGGGGTACTAGCGGTGATGGTGGGTAATTGGGTATCGAAATCGAGATAAATTTCACTCCAGGTAGCGTCTCTGTTTTGTTTGGCTGTTTGGTACCAAGGACGCTTCCGCGCATCGTAGAGTTTAGTCCCTGTCTGTTTTAAGATAGTGCGATCGCCCCAATGATTCAAATCATAATACTGTCCGCGATAGTTAGTCGATTGGTTATACATCACCAATTGCAAAGGTATATGATCGGGTTCTCGTCCTACCCCCACCAACGATCCATCTCTTTCACTGCCACAATAAATTAAATTAGTATTCGGATAGATTTTCGCCTGTTCCCAGAGTTGATTAAAGCCTGTTCCCGTTGCAATCTGCAAATCTCCCGTTAACATTGCACTTCCGTTAATACGATTAATCGCGTGGGGAATCTCAACATAGGATTTAAGCTGTTGATCGATGCGAGCAATTAATTCCTGACGTAACTGAGCGGCCAGATCCCGCGCTGTTGCTCGGCTATTGTACCAGGATAGGGAGAGAACTAACCCTACCGTTCCCGCTAGTTGCAATACCAAAAAGGAAATCAAAATGGAGGGAAGGCGGAATTTTCGGCGGGTTTTGTTGATCATTTTACCAATCATTCAGCCCATCCCCTCCGGCAATCCATTCGGCTAAATCTTTTTCGGGTTTGGCTGCATTAAACAGATGCAAGCCAAAATCCCGCGATAACTCTTCACAGACCTTGATTCCTCGAATACTGTTTCCTTTCCCATCTAAAAGAGGTGAAAACGTCCCAATCCCTAATTGATTAGGAACAACGGCGGTAATTCCGCCTCCTACGCCACTTTTAGCTGGCATTCCCACCCGATAACACCATTCTCCCGATGCGTCGTACATCCCACAGGTGAGCATCACACTAATGACATCCTGTACATAGCGTTCGTCGATCGCCCGTTCTTGGGTCACGGGATTAACCCCATTATTAGCTAACGTCGCCGCTAACATGGCTAAATCTTTGGCATTGACCAATATAGAACACTGTTGGAAGTACAGATCGAGGGTTTCGTCAATTTTTTCGCTAACCATGCCGAAGTTTAACATGAGATAGGCCATGGCACGATTACGATGTCCTGTTGCCTTTTCTGAGAGAAATACAGGAACATTGAGATCGTGTTCCCGTCCGGTATAGCGTTGAAACATGGCTAATACCCGTTTGAGGCGTTCTGTACTATTTTGTCCTTTGATTAAGTCTGCGGTAGCGATCGCTCCTGCGTTGACCATTGGGTTGTAGGGACGGTTGGTTGTTTCATCGAGTACAATCGCGTTAAAGGCTTCTCCGGTGGGTTCAACACTAACTTTACTATTAACATAGTCCCGTCCGTGATCTTCCAAGGCTAACCCAAAAACAAAGGCTTTAGAAATCGATTGAATGGTAAATAGTTGTTCACAGTCTCCCACTTCAAAAATCTGTCCTTCTTTTGTCACCACACAGATACCAAACCAATTGGGGTTCGCTAGTGCCAGTTCGGGAATATAATTAGCTACTGTTCCTTCAGCGAATGAGCGATATTTTTCGTGTAAATCCGTCAAATAATTGCGAAAGGGGGAAGTAACGGCCGTAATTGAACTGGCAAGGGACTCTAAATCACCGAAATTACTCATAGCTTGTGCCTTGCTACAATCTACTTTTATTACGTTTTAGCTTATCCGGCCATAATTTGCTCGGCAACTTTGCGGAATTCTTGACTTACAGGATGTTCTGGATAGTTGACACAAAATACCCCTTCACTGGCTAATTGCACTACGTCTTCGGATAGGGGAAAAACTCCAGCGACGGTTTCTGCGTAGGTTTCCTCCACTTTTTGTTTTAAGGCTTCTAAATTGAGCTTACTGTGTGCTTTATTGATGGCTAAGAGCATTTTACGCACTTTTAATTGCCGTGCAACATCGACGGTTACTGCGGTTCCTTGATAGTCTTGTTTATCGGGACGCAAAATGAGGATCAAGACATGGGAAATGGCGATGGATAAAAAGGTTTCTTTGGACAGTCCAGGGTGGGTATCAATGAAGAGATAATCGAGTTCGAGTCCTTTGACGAGACTGCGAAATCCATCATTCATGAGTTTAACATCGTAACCATCCTTCAAAATGCGAGCGATGTCATCAGCTTTAACGCTAGAAGGGACGAGATAAAGCTTGCCGTTGTCTGTTAATCCGATTTTATCACTCACATCATAGGCTGTATCTGCGATCGCCGTTTCTCCCCAAAGATAGTTATTGAGGGTTTTATCCATCTGTTCGGGTTCAAGGCAAAAGAGGTTATGAATGCCTGGGGAGGGAACGTCTGTATCAACTACCCCCACGCGATGACCTTGTAAGGCAATAGTCGTTGCTAAATTAGCGGTAAAATTTGATTTCCCTGTACCCCCGCGATAGGAGTGAATGGAGACAACTTTAGGCATTTTACTCAGTTTTTTAGGACTTTAGTAATATGTTAATTAACTTTTGGTTTTTTTTCCACCTTGCTGATCCAAAACTTTGATAATTTAGGTTTATTTCTCCCCTAATTTTTGCCAATTATTGCCGATAAATATTATTGCGTACAATTGTGCGAGATTGCTCCGCCATGAGTTTTGCCATTACCTACTCTCTTTTCACTTATGGAAAAAATTGGGTTTAAAACCTCGCCCTTTTAGGGCGAGGGAGTCTCAAAATTCACTTTCTTCCAATTTTTCTAAAGCTTTCCAAAACCCTTCCCCTTCATTTTTATGACCTTGCCAAATTTCGGGAATAAAAGACGCTTGAGGACAGGTTTTAGCTAAATCTTCGGCTAAGGCTGGAAAATCAAGATCGCCTTCTCCAATTTGTAATCCTTCTCCGTCTAATCCTTCTGCATCGGCAATGTGCAAATGAGCCGTATAGGGTCCCACTTGTTGGATAAACTCTTTAAAGGATAAATTATGGTGGTTACAGGCTAATTTTGAATGGGATGTATCTAAACAAACGCGATAGCCATAACTGCTACAAAATTGAGCAATATCATCAGGATCAACGAACAAATTATGATACCGTTGTCCCCCAAAATGCCAGGGAAAAGGTGGCATGGTTTGAGGGATAATTTCTACACCCTCTTGATCTAATTTTTCTAAACTTTCAATTAATAAATCATACAGTTTTTGCCGTTTAGCCATGGCTAAAGGTGCATCGCTCGTAAATCCCCCAATATTTGTAACGATTAAGGGTTTTAAGGCTTTTTTAAACAGGGGTTTCAAGGAACGAGTCAGATCAATCACTCGCTGTAATTCTTCAATAGAATGCTGGCGATAATTCGGATCAACAGAACATAAATCTAACACATGATCCCCTGCAAATAATTCGGGACTATGGACAACATAATCCAAGTCATATTCCCGATCAAAATATTGATTAATATCCTGTTCTAAGTCTTTATAACTCAGGTGAAATTCTAATAAATCGGGGTTAGATTTGACTAAAAGTTTCTTAAAATCATGGTACCGAACGGGTAGCCCCCAAGGACGTTTAAAGCTATAAGAACGGGGCTGAATTTGCGCTTCTTCCAAATCACTGGGAAAGAAGAAATCTCCTGCTTTGAAGGCTCGTTTTGCCCTCGTTCCAATGAGTTCTGATTTGCGGTTGGGTTGCAATCCTTTGCCTGGACTTTTAACCTCGATCATCTCTGCAGTAATCATCTGTCCAGGGGATAAATTGCAGTTAATAATTAAACTTTTGGCCAAGGTTTCTCGGTTCATCAATTCCCCTTGACTTAAGCGTCTTTCTCCTGTGGTTCCTAATGCTTCTTCGACTTGACGGATACCCTCTACCATTGCCCTAAATTCGTCGGGTAATAAACTCACTTTGTGGTCATTTCCTTCCATGGTTTTATCTAGAGTAAAATGTTTTTCAATGACCTTGGCTCCTTTAGCAATAGCTGCGATCGCTACATGAATTCCCCTCTCATGTCCGGAATACCCTACCGGACAGTCTCCCAATTCTTTTAACCGCGTCAGATAGTTCAAGTTAACGTCTTTGAAGGGTGCGGGATAGGTTGAATTGCAGTGTAATAATACATATATTCCCCCCAACCGTTGCAACAATTGCACAGATTCCTTAATTTCGGCTTCTGTGGACATTCCCGTAGAGCAAATCAGAGGTTTTCCGGTCTTAACTAATGCTTTGAGCAGTTCATGGTTAGTTAAGTCAGCAGAAGCTACTTTATAGGCTAACATCCCGTAATCTTCTAAAATTTCTAAGCTGTCCAAATCCCACGGAGTACACAAGGGCAAAATCCCCCGTTCTCGACAATAATCGAAGGCTTCTAGCATTTCTTCGGGGGATAATTGAAAGCGAGAGAGTAAATCTAGGGTATACTGAGAGCCTAGGTCTTCACTCGCATCATTAGCATCTCCTGCGTTGCTGTAGAGCGATTTTAGGCTTCTCATCTGGAATTTAGCACAGTTAGCCCCAGATGCGATCGCCTCATCGATTAATTGTTTGGCTAAGGGGAGGCTGCCGTTATGGTTATTCCCAATTTCGGCGATAATAAAGCTAGGAGAGTCGTTATTAATGGTAAAGTCGCCAATTTGGATCTCTGCTGGACGTTTACGGGCGATCGCTACTAAATGATCGTTTTGATCGAGTAGGGGAATAAATTCGATGGTATCAGAGAAGTAGCCTTGAATTTTTTGAGGATCTTCATCAAAAGCCGCGTATTTGAAGTGTTTATTGGAAATATCGACAACGGGTTGATTGAGATCGATGGTATCTTGTCCTACTAACCAGCGTCGGAAGTCCCCATCGGTTAAAATTCCTTCTAAAACTCCTGATTCTGTGACGGAGAAAATAATCCGACTTTTATTATCGCTAATTTTTTTGAGGGCGTTGAGAATACTATCTTCAGAGAAAACAATATATTTAGCCAGATTTCTATCAATAAGCATGGGAGTAAAATTGAAGCTTTTAGTCTAATTTAGCTTACTCAATACTATAGCATTCTTGGCTAATTCTGGAGTGATTATCAATGAACATAACTCGAAGAGACTTAGAGCCTGTTTGTAAAGTCAATTTTAAGGTAATTGTAGTGGGTTGGCACAGCTAATTTGTGCGTTACGACCTTAAATCCTAGTCATACCAAAGAATATAGCCGTCCGAACACACCCTACGCTAATGTTTTGTTGACAAACACTCTCTTAAAGTATCTTATTTCTGAAATCTTTTAGAATAAGAATAACAAGTTAATAGGATAGACGCTAAAAAGGATGTATGTATTAATTGGGGGCGGGGGACTGATAGGATTAACTTTAGCACAAAATCTGGTCAACCTCGGACACACAGTAGCCGTCATTGACATTGATCCAGGTGCCTGTCGAGATGCGCGCGATCGCCTTGGAGTCATGGCTTTTGAAGGTAGTGCCGTTACTACAGAAATCTTAATCGAGGCCGGGATTCGTAAAGCTGATGCAATTTGTGCCGTTTTACGCTACGATG is part of the Rippkaea orientalis PCC 8801 genome and harbors:
- a CDS encoding PAS domain S-box protein, which translates into the protein MINKTRRKFRLPSILISFLVLQLAGTVGLVLSLSWYNSRATARDLAAQLRQELIARIDQQLKSYVEIPHAINRINGSAMLTGDLQIATGTGFNQLWEQAKIYPNTNLIYCGSERDGSLVGVGREPDHIPLQLVMYNQSTNYRGQYYDLNHWGDRTILKQTGTKLYDARKRPWYQTAKQNRDATWSEIYLDFDTQLPTITASTPIYDRTGQTLIGVCATDFILPAEMSRFLRSLKVGQSGQTFIMKRSGTLVASSTPEKLFEGEGDQVRHLSAIESNSALIRGTAQYLQDRFDNLKGLEQVKQLEFTLDGERQFVQILPFQDKRGIDWLTVVVVPEKDFLAQINQNTRNTLVLSLVALAAAIAIGIITSRWVTRPILRVSQASNELAHGNLDQHLDSSFISEINTLANSFNRMAGQLKDSFETLERKNQELRLAEENYRSIFENALEGIFQSSPEGRYLKVNSAMARIYGYESPQEMLETITDISTQIYVNPTDQAQFQDQMENNDQAQNLEYQVYRKDGEIIWIQEDTRAVRNSNGELLYYEGMIEDITERKRRENELRRQLEELKIEIDQKKRQKEVAMLTESSYFQEVQEEIEKVDLDEFWS
- a CDS encoding Rpn family recombination-promoting nuclease/putative transposase gives rise to the protein MRTDKIFYTLFQVFPELLFQLLGESSELAQYYQFKSIEIKELAFRLDGVFLPNENHPDAPIYFVEIQFQKDEDFYWRFMTEIFLYLNQYKPLRPFYAVVLWGSYNLDGGLPQPYQQLLDNHWLQRIYLDRIDEQNPKSLGIEIIKFIKASPSEVTQQVPDLINQARQEITNPIFQQKVIDLIERIIVYKFPFKTRQEIEEMFNLVDWKQTKFYQEAVQEGEIKGEIKGEIKGEIKGEIKGEIKGEIKGKLKTVPLLLRLGLSPEQIAQELKLDLEVINQYINSQDN
- a CDS encoding MinD/ParA family ATP-binding protein, giving the protein MPKVVSIHSYRGGTGKSNFTANLATTIALQGHRVGVVDTDVPSPGIHNLFCLEPEQMDKTLNNYLWGETAIADTAYDVSDKIGLTDNGKLYLVPSSVKADDIARILKDGYDVKLMNDGFRSLVKGLELDYLFIDTHPGLSKETFLSIAISHVLILILRPDKQDYQGTAVTVDVARQLKVRKMLLAINKAHSKLNLEALKQKVEETYAETVAGVFPLSEDVVQLASEGVFCVNYPEHPVSQEFRKVAEQIMAG
- the glsA gene encoding glutaminase A; the protein is MSNFGDLESLASSITAVTSPFRNYLTDLHEKYRSFAEGTVANYIPELALANPNWFGICVVTKEGQIFEVGDCEQLFTIQSISKAFVFGLALEDHGRDYVNSKVSVEPTGEAFNAIVLDETTNRPYNPMVNAGAIATADLIKGQNSTERLKRVLAMFQRYTGREHDLNVPVFLSEKATGHRNRAMAYLMLNFGMVSEKIDETLDLYFQQCSILVNAKDLAMLAATLANNGVNPVTQERAIDERYVQDVISVMLTCGMYDASGEWCYRVGMPAKSGVGGGITAVVPNQLGIGTFSPLLDGKGNSIRGIKVCEELSRDFGLHLFNAAKPEKDLAEWIAGGDGLNDW
- a CDS encoding ShlB/FhaC/HecB family hemolysin secretion/activation protein, whose product is MFLSVIVWLSSGRYGETTEVIGTRSGFDNEVRSQKSEVRSSFCNEDLNTAPKTFCFQRQGFRHNFFDNLVHKKIINLEKLASTGVSSLGEQPFAPTVIARDPLSPSPPPPLPLSPPESPPPLSVPSPSLPNEDNLINIPGTITVKKFDFAGNTVFSQEELAEVTAPFVDRPLTFAELLQARSAVTKYYVNNGYVTSGSYIPPQTIENGVVTIQIVEGSLEDINVNVEGKLNPNYIRDRLALAGETPLHLPTLLESLQLLQLSPLIDSISAELSASPRPGSNLLTVKVVTAQSFYPKLILDNGRNPQAGEIRRGFELSELNLTGIGDKIRTTYYNSDGSDDFEVTYQVPFTIYDSTVEFGFRHLSGEILEKPLDVLELNSDYQKYSLRFRQPIIKTPNQEFSIGLDLDHQKSKTVYLDGLAFPGRGSDTDGRTHISTLRFSQEWVGRTEEQVLALRSQFDWGLEALGTTTPYDINVNPATPEATYFLWRGQGQWVQVLAPDTLFVIRTDIQIADRPIVSLEQFSLGGLENVEGYRQNSLLTDNGVFAAMELRFPIFRLPRENLVLQLIPFATYGQGWNSGLSPDPPINELASIGLGFQIQYNNIFSARIDWAHPLGKDIFLEGSSLQDQGINFTINISPW
- a CDS encoding N-acetylneuraminate synthase family protein, which translates into the protein MLIDRNLAKYIVFSEDSILNALKKISDNKSRIIFSVTESGVLEGILTDGDFRRWLVGQDTIDLNQPVVDISNKHFKYAAFDEDPQKIQGYFSDTIEFIPLLDQNDHLVAIARKRPAEIQIGDFTINNDSPSFIIAEIGNNHNGSLPLAKQLIDEAIASGANCAKFQMRSLKSLYSNAGDANDASEDLGSQYTLDLLSRFQLSPEEMLEAFDYCRERGILPLCTPWDLDSLEILEDYGMLAYKVASADLTNHELLKALVKTGKPLICSTGMSTEAEIKESVQLLQRLGGIYVLLHCNSTYPAPFKDVNLNYLTRLKELGDCPVGYSGHERGIHVAIAAIAKGAKVIEKHFTLDKTMEGNDHKVSLLPDEFRAMVEGIRQVEEALGTTGERRLSQGELMNRETLAKSLIINCNLSPGQMITAEMIEVKSPGKGLQPNRKSELIGTRAKRAFKAGDFFFPSDLEEAQIQPRSYSFKRPWGLPVRYHDFKKLLVKSNPDLLEFHLSYKDLEQDINQYFDREYDLDYVVHSPELFAGDHVLDLCSVDPNYRQHSIEELQRVIDLTRSLKPLFKKALKPLIVTNIGGFTSDAPLAMAKRQKLYDLLIESLEKLDQEGVEIIPQTMPPFPWHFGGQRYHNLFVDPDDIAQFCSSYGYRVCLDTSHSKLACNHHNLSFKEFIQQVGPYTAHLHIADAEGLDGEGLQIGEGDLDFPALAEDLAKTCPQASFIPEIWQGHKNEGEGFWKALEKLEESEF